The DNA window GTGGTACCAGTAGGTGTATAATACCAGCCAAACTCATTTACTGATACACAGACTGAGACAATGCGGATAATGTGCTTGTAAATGTCTGGATGCataaattaaaatgatagaaaatataCCAACACCCACCCCAAATAACTGGTTAGGAGGTTGGAGAGAAACAACCTATAATCACAAGCTTCtgatactgtaaacgtattatatttggcgtgtacaaTATTTGGTGGAATCTAGTTTGTAtacaagttggcgtggatttgaattagcgtattcctgaatgtgactattcttatacatatgTGCATGGCATTTAGCGGTGTACTTGATTTAGTGGACACCGCATTCTGCCAAAAGCACTAAATAGAACACACAGCCAAATGTActacgtttacagtatatcaTAAAAGGAAGCTTTTGACAAGTCACTTATCAAACAGAATCAAGATGCAAGGTTTTCACACCAGTTTTTGCAAATAGGACAATGACCATTAAAACTAGGAACAGAAGcaacatttttacataaacTACAGAAACATCATGAATAGATTCACTATCACATTTTGGTGTTCACACAGAATAACCGATACTTATTTTACTTTTCGgctgtatataaatatttttttttaaagttttgtaaGGAGGGGGTGGGGTTTAGTTGGTTTGCtttcaaaatgtgttttacTAATTCTTTTGgagttgaaaatttaaaaaacccaacACCTAAAAAGATTCAGAGAGAAGATGTCTGATTTGTATTGGAGTTTGAGCCCTTCAATGGCCTTTATAAAGAGAGCTCTAACATACTGATTACCTGTACTAAAAGGGCAGTAACTCCTCTTTCTATGCAGTTCATATAAATGAAATCTGtttaataattacatgtaccttcatATTAAAAgaggaataatattttttctactaattaaagaaaatataccctggtacatttaattcaaacttttaatagtaaaaatcaaattatttctgGATTAATAGGTGTTATCACTTATCAATTATTGCTGAGGAACAGAGGTCATGAAATAATGTTAACATGGTTTTCCCCTTATCTGGTATCTGCATGGCTTTTCATCCAAAAACTTGTTGAGGGTataagtatcataagacacacgcaagtttggtgaagttaaaaCCATGCAGTAGTAAGTTAGATATAGTCTTgaaagggcacctgctcaaaaaactttaatctgctccaaaaaccttaacctcgtTCAGGATCCAAAACCTGTGGCTCAGATTctgcattcaagcctgtcaaagACGCaacatccatgcaagtttggtgatgttaggaccagtagtaagtaagatatagtcatcaaagggcacctgctctaaaagcttaaaaccttaacctcctccagcatctgaaattcatggcccagattcagcatccaagtctttaaagtccataagtaggtccagatgcaccatccatgcaaatTTGGTGAAAGTAGGATGAGTAATACAAATGTAACTGAGATACAGGACTTGCTCCAAAAACTTAAACCAGGTCTGGTTTCTGATGCTGATGCTGGGGTATAGCATAAGGTCCCCCTGACATCATCTTTGTCAGCTAAAAACCACTACCATTTAAAAAGAACTCTTCTTTAATGTGCTTTAGAACACAAACGCTGTTCATTGTATACCGTACTACAGTAACTCAGTTATAGCAAAGTCCTAAGAACAAGTGGATTTCCTTTGCTATATccataattcgttatatccatatACCGGTAATGATTTCTTAATACAATGTCATAagcaattcaaaattattacgGGATTTTTTCCCTTAAGATGACCCCAGTTTGTGCTTACTTATGCAGgcatgaaataaaatatcttcTCTAGAAACTTAAAATGATAAGATGGTAAATATCaggatttttgtgaaaattaattcattcaaacatttatttcatttggtATTGCtaagttttaaattaaaacaatgtaaattttgagtGTTTTTTCATgtctaaatcattttttcatctCAAAATCATTTTGCTTTATTTGTGAATTTGTTATAAACGAGTTCTTTATAACCCATAAAAGCTTGCAAGAATTTGTAAAGAATTTGACCAGGAAACCCAACAAGTTTCGATTTATCCTAGATTTTGCTACATCTCAGTTtgtatttgacaattttttctgTATATGTCATCAGTCTCAGAGAGTGGTGATATGGAATCAGAAACACAACATAGTGTTCAGAAAATGGGATCAAACTGCGTCAAATTAACAGCatcaaaaaaggaaaatcattgggtatataaaataaagaactAGGTACAGTTTCAGTATAATTTGGCCCTGTTTTagagtgatttttaaaatatcacaaGAAATTTAAATGTAACGTTTATTTacacaacaatttttttaggtCGCCATTTTAGAATTTATGGTCGTCATCAAAAAAAATTCACTCGCCATAATAActgataataattttataaacaggttaaatatgaaacaaataataaagaCTTCTGAATATACAGTAACATATATCCTTTATTACACTTTAACaaattgacaatttaaaatatgcaGCCAGCAGGATTGAAGGTCTACTATTGTGGAATTTGGATGGCATTTGGCCATCCTTCATACCGTATTTAACATTACATTTCTGAGAAAACCAGCGTTCAACAACGGCATTAGTTTTAAATTCCTCAATAGGAGGACCTTCACTGCTAATTCTATTCAGTCATCGTGGCCACGTGATTGACCATCCTTGGCCATCCTTCATATTTAACATTACGTTTCTGAGAAAACCAGCGTTCAACAACAGCATTAGTTTTAAATTCCTCGATAGGAGGATCTTCACTGCTAATTCTAATCAGTCATCGTGGCCACGTGATTGACAATGTTAATCTACATTCCAGCAAAGCTTGATTCAAGCtaacatttattcaaacattgagagttgattttttgttaatttcgaTCCCGATCACGACAAAATTCGATCACGAGACGATCACATGTCTAAATTTTCTCCGTCGCAAAAATGCGAGTTACTATGAAATTTTGGTCGCAAATGCGTCCGTTTTAGTCGCAACTTGGAGCACTGTAGAAAAATATGTCCGCAGCTGTCACCCACGATGAAACTCACATAATAACTGTATCATTTGATATcccataaaatatattaatttcgtTGTGGGCAACCGCTGCAGACACATTTTCCTCTTTAAAAAACTATAAGAAAACCGgccatttttaataattttcgaCCAAATCTTAGAAATATGCCAAACTGTTGAAGTCATAATTACggtattttttgaaacatgatataagtgtataacttggTATTTTATATACACACAGGTTCAAGATgatatatgtgtattttaagAGATTTACCGgtaaacaacttttgaatttttggGCTAATATTGAAAGAAACTGTACCTTCTTCTTATTACAACACAATAGAAACTAGAAACTCAACAACCAGTTTAATTATGTATAAGGCAAATCAGAATTTGGTAGGCTGAATTTGGAAATCTATCAGTAATTCTACCTTTATTCCCTTGTCCATAACTCATTTCTTATGAAGAATTCCATCTAATAACGATTGTTATCAATAAAGCATTAGTTGAGTTTGAGACTGATTTTGACCAAAGTAGCAGAATTCATTTATGGTATTCTGTTACATAATTATGTGTTACAAGTAAAAATCATACTTCTCGTTTTCTTCTATTTTCTGCCTTCTTTGCTTCTTTCCATTCATTCCAGGATTTCTTTTGTTCTGCAACACTTTCAGCTTTTTTATCTGCCCTCGCTTTCTCCATCTCTCTCAAAATCCCTCGTCGCATTCgcttaagaaataaaaagaaaaacaattacaaaccataacatgaaaaaatattgaataaatataataaagaaTCATAATTTCTCATTGTCAGTGTCATTTCTGTAACAGAACATTATGGTGATAGTGTGTTATAGGCTCAAGCAGTACTGTCACACTCCGCATAGCACTAGCTTGTGGATTTATCTTTACAAACAGTCGGTAGCGCATTACTTTATATGTGGGCAAAATTAAGGATTAAATACAACTAGAGGTACCTGTGAGCAAGCTTCAAAATgatacccccaccccccaactaagaaaatatatataacttttgCTGTATTGCAAAATTTTGCTTTCAATTCAGACATTGAACTTGCACAAATAGCCAAAGCTCATATTCAGCAGAGATTTTATAGGACAATTCAAAAGTTGCTCTGAGGTTACAATGTACAAAGAATAGGGGAAGTTTCTAGAATGCAAGTCTCCATTCCAATTGAAGAATAGTGACTTATgtaattattaagtctcccatGACATCAGTCTTCGACAAATCCCAGGAGTGGTCATGTGAAACTTATACACTTGCAAACCCAAGGGGCACGTAAAACTTCAAGCTTTTATACCATATATCGTATTTATGTtgccatttttttcattttcaacattGATTCATTCGATAAATTAACGACCATGAATAACCTTTGTGCAAATTAACTTGTTTAATTATACAAACATTTGCAATACTTGATTGCATTTGTAAATGATATGAAAGGCATTCCTATGTTAATGGTAACAATTATTAgtcttattgtttttttaaattaatgggAACCCCATCAAATTGGCTGGCATAATTGTTCATATTAAACGATTGAATGTCAATTTGTCTTTAATTTTGTCCAGTTAAATGCATTGTTTTGGCTACAGATGGCATAATGAcatgtaaattattaaaaagataaaaaatgatgaaatatcaTTATATCTGAATCTACTACCAGACAAGCtctactggcgtgcgaccagttctcgccgagtaccatttctcgctagtacattgtgacgtcatttcatcaacacataaaattatagacgaaaaatgatgtcacaatgtactggtgagaaatggtacttggcGAAAACTGGTCGCACACTAGTAGTCTACAGCAAAACAGTTGGATTACAAGGATAAATATATGACCAGAGAGAATATAAAcataatgcaaataaaaaataaatgaatataacaattttgtgaattttttcttGGGCATGTAAATTTTTGTTAGGGATGGATCATGGTACAATTCATGGATACACCTGCCCAAATGGGCCAAACATACGAGGAAATTCGGAATGGTGTATtctacaaatatttttcttagagaaaaaaaatcaaactggtACGATTTTTGCcgatattttcttttctaaataaaGAATTTCGCTTAAATTTTGGAACACATGCCAAAATTTACGTGTTATACAATTAACCAGAGGAAATTTGACTGTCCATGGTGCAACATAACGCACGGCGCACGCTGCTTTCTATGGTCAGTAGAAAGATTGCATTTCTTAAGATATACTAGTATTCTTACTGTTTTCTCTGATAAGGAATCATATACGACAAAGACCGTTGCAGACGCTACAAATACACCACAAAGACCCAAAACAATTTTTGCCTGGGTCGACATCCCGTTATAAAGAGAAATTAACTCGTACTTATTCTTTTCGTGCACGGGGTGCGTAGAAACGATGGGAATGTCAGATATGTCGGCCCAACGACACCTCGGCCCAAAGACACTTCGGCCCCCAGGACACCTCGGCCAAGACGGGTCGGCCCAAAATTTGAGACACCTCGGCTCACGTAAAAGACATCTCGGTTCAAGCAAAATTCCAGGGTAGAAGCTGACGCATTTTTCACAATTAATATCTccaatatacattttttcttcaattgtaaatgtattttttgtgcAAAATTCAAGCTTTTcatgcgatttttttttttaaattatgcggcgtacatgtatttgtaatttaatattgttaatttctttAGACTTAAGCCAataaatggtgttttttttttcatttcacgaaacaaaaaaaacaaaaaaaaacaaaaacatttgtacatgacacaatttattgtataaatttaattatctttatcaaaGAGAAAGCCCAGTcttcttgttttctttaatgCAAAAGCGTCAATGGTTTTGTCTGTGTCTATAGACCACTGTTTGTACGCATACATGTAGTTCCGAGAGACTTGAAAGTTGAatgtccctctgataagagagataacttttgtagaaaataatatcactttgtttctgttaactcacAATTATTGAGGCAATTAACAACAAAGGAGGTGATGCTGGGTCCCAATTTATGTTGGAAGGCGAAACACTTATCTAAATTCAAATATAGAAAAAGAGAATTTGAACGCAACGAACTGACCCCCAGGGCTCTTTTGAAGCAGGGggcaaaaaagtaaagaaaacacttttacaaaatattacaagaaattaatcataatgataaagtatttatatgatgcaatatctacatgacTATTTTGGTTatgaaaattttgctttttctaaTCACTATGTGTAGTTTTCTTTAGacttattatcaatttttgaaaaatctagcagcgcttcatcacttaaactttgttttatatgaatcgattgatattgactttgatgaaaatcatttttttaaaaatacatggcaaaattaatagctgagggatattacaccttaaAAGCATTGTTTACCTGACATGAGTTTTCACTACAGCGATCTGAGTGAGCGAATCAAAGGATCTGATATTAATCAGATTGACTAAAACTGCGTTgtgaaattattcaaaatttttaccaattttatttatattaatttatttgagttcaatttataatattttaagtaagtaattgttttatttacctctattattattattattatttttttttacaaaataatgtgGAAGCACGTGCTTCCATGCTTCAATGAAAGCTATACGCCACTTAATCCACGGCTTGTAACTGCGCTTTCACAGAGTTCTACTTGCCaccgagcgctcatgacgtgctaggagtttttaccgcgcgtccacggcgtgctctgcgcgctgactgcgtcCACATGACGTTCTTTACTTCTTGGTAGATTAATGTTAATTTGCACAATTGTATgagaaacaaacaagaatttacaactagtaaataaatgataaaaaattgttttgttttgatgaataggtacattgtaattgaaagGTAACTACTTCTAAATAACTTGTGAAGGACTTGGACAAAACTCTTAGCAGTTAGATCTGCAAAAAAGATCCGTTATCAtagttgttagaaaacatagaaaaacTCTGAAAACATCGGAACCAAATGTCATAAATTTCATCTATGTCATTTGATAGGTCCAGGAATATTATCAAATGCTACTTTTCGAGTGTTCGTGGCACTAGAGACGCCGTGAGAGCGCGGTACAAATAAACGCAGAGGAAACGTGATGAGAGTgcgatgaacgcagcaacagctctGGGGTTACCGTGTGAACCCAACCAAATGAAACAACTTGTTAAAACGCTATGGATGCGCAGCGAGAGCGCGATAGAGACGTagtgagatcccaaaggactccaaaaggtctccgtgcaagcgcaattgacttatcactgcgtctacaATGCGATTAGCTGCGTCCCTTGAGCGCGCGAACGGAGCTGTCGTGGTGCTGTTGGAGACCTTATGGCGTTGTCACTGCGACCTCACTACGCctctacggcgtgtttatcatAACGCAGAGCCACGACGCgcactttgtgcatgttcaaagtgcgcgctGTCGCATGACGTTCTAAAAAAGTTCTAAGCGATCCCACCGCGACGAACGAATATGCCCTTGcgttgttacggcgctgtaggagactctacGGCGTTTACCTTAGcgtttacattatttaaggacgcagcgggatcgccaCGAGGACGCAGttccggtgtgacaggggtttaacgcagtggcgtcggaagcaaattta is part of the Crassostrea angulata isolate pt1a10 chromosome 3, ASM2561291v2, whole genome shotgun sequence genome and encodes:
- the LOC128178492 gene encoding protein PET117 homolog, mitochondrial-like, whose translation is MSTQAKIVLGLCGVFVASATVFVVYDSLSEKTRMRRGILREMEKARADKKAESVAEQKKSWNEWKEAKKAENRRKREEMNTKTETIGS